The following proteins come from a genomic window of Achromobacter sp. AONIH1:
- the infC gene encoding translation initiation factor IF-3 → MGTFNIATEKANRINGEIRVPEVRLIGLDGEQLGIVKIADAFRLSEQSDVDLVEIAPNAEPPVCRLMDYGKFKYQEQKRQAEARSKQKVIQVKEVKFRPATDEGDYQVKLRNLRRFLEEGDKAKVTLRFRGREMAHQELGMRVLERVRDDLVELAQVEAMPKLEGRQMVMVLAPKKKAAPAGKAESAA, encoded by the coding sequence ATAGGAACTTTCAACATCGCCACTGAAAAAGCCAATCGCATCAACGGTGAAATCCGCGTCCCCGAGGTGCGCCTGATAGGTCTGGACGGAGAACAGCTGGGCATCGTCAAGATCGCCGACGCCTTCCGTCTTTCCGAGCAAAGCGACGTGGATCTGGTGGAAATCGCGCCGAACGCCGAACCGCCGGTCTGCCGTTTGATGGACTACGGTAAGTTCAAGTACCAAGAGCAGAAGCGTCAAGCCGAAGCTCGTTCGAAGCAGAAGGTCATCCAGGTCAAGGAAGTCAAATTCCGTCCTGCCACCGACGAGGGCGACTACCAGGTCAAGCTGCGCAACCTGCGCCGCTTCCTCGAGGAAGGCGACAAGGCCAAGGTGACGCTGCGGTTCCGTGGCCGTGAAATGGCTCACCAGGAACTGGGCATGCGGGTACTTGAGCGCGTGCGCGACGATCTGGTCGAACTGGCCCAGGTCGAAGCCATGCCGAAGCTCGAAGGCCGTCAGATGGTCATGGTGCTGGCGCCGAAGAAGAAGGCCGCCCCTGCGGGCAAGGCCGAATCGGCCGCCTGA
- the amt gene encoding ammonium transporter — MDKADISWLLVSTLLVLMMAVPGLAMFYGGLVRSKNVLSVLLQVLCTFVLGLVLWFIYGYSLAFTEGNAFFGGLSRAFFSGMFTPADGKYAMSNSLTELLFASFQATFAGITCALVVGSFAERARFSAVLVFTVIWFTFAYVPIAHMVWFASETAPGLLNARGALDFAGGTVVHINAGVAGLVGAYVIGKRVGYGREAMQPHNLPMTFVGAALLWVGWFGFNAGSALAANENATLAFFNTMIATAGAVLAWLITEWSIKGKPSMLGAASGAVAGLVGITPAAGLVGPAGALVIGVIAGVVCVWGVNGLKRILRADDSLDVFGVHGVGGIVGALLTGVFNAQALGGPGLAEPGMIAHQLWVQLEGVLLTIVWSGVVALIAYKIANALCGLRVPEDQEREGLDVTSHGESAYHS; from the coding sequence ATGGATAAAGCAGATATCTCCTGGTTGCTCGTCTCTACCCTGCTTGTATTGATGATGGCAGTGCCCGGCCTGGCGATGTTCTATGGCGGCCTGGTACGCAGCAAGAACGTGCTCTCGGTGCTGCTGCAAGTGCTGTGTACCTTCGTGCTGGGCCTGGTGCTCTGGTTCATCTACGGCTATTCCCTCGCCTTCACCGAAGGCAATGCCTTCTTCGGCGGATTGTCGCGCGCCTTCTTCTCCGGCATGTTCACGCCCGCGGACGGCAAGTACGCCATGTCGAACTCGCTCACCGAGCTGCTGTTCGCCTCGTTCCAGGCCACCTTCGCCGGCATCACCTGCGCGCTGGTTGTGGGCAGCTTCGCCGAACGCGCCCGCTTCTCGGCGGTGCTGGTCTTCACGGTGATCTGGTTCACCTTCGCCTACGTGCCCATCGCCCACATGGTCTGGTTCGCGTCCGAAACCGCGCCCGGCCTGCTCAATGCGCGCGGCGCGCTGGACTTCGCCGGCGGCACGGTGGTGCACATCAACGCCGGCGTGGCCGGCCTGGTCGGCGCCTATGTGATCGGCAAGCGCGTGGGCTACGGCCGCGAAGCCATGCAGCCGCACAACCTGCCCATGACCTTCGTCGGCGCCGCGCTGCTGTGGGTGGGCTGGTTCGGCTTCAACGCCGGCTCGGCCCTGGCCGCCAACGAAAACGCCACGCTGGCCTTCTTCAACACCATGATCGCGACCGCCGGCGCCGTGCTGGCCTGGCTGATCACCGAATGGAGCATCAAGGGCAAGCCGTCCATGCTCGGCGCGGCCTCGGGCGCGGTGGCCGGCCTGGTCGGCATTACCCCGGCCGCCGGCCTGGTGGGTCCTGCAGGCGCGCTGGTCATCGGCGTGATCGCCGGCGTCGTCTGCGTCTGGGGCGTGAATGGCCTGAAGCGCATCCTGCGCGCCGACGACTCGCTGGACGTGTTCGGCGTGCACGGCGTGGGCGGCATCGTCGGCGCGCTGCTGACCGGCGTGTTCAATGCCCAGGCCCTGGGCGGCCCCGGCCTGGCCGAGCCCGGCATGATCGCTCATCAGCTCTGGGTGCAGCTCGAAGGCGTGCTGCTGACCATCGTCTGGTCCGGCGTGGTGGCCCTGATCGCCTACAAGATCGCCAACGCCCTGTGCGGCCTGCGCGTGCCGGAAGACCAGGAGCGCGAAGGGCTGGACGTCACCAGCCACGGCGAATCGGCGTACCACAGCTGA
- a CDS encoding HPr family phosphocarrier protein, with amino-acid sequence MPNTDIVISNKLGLHARAAAKLTQLASRFSSEIFISRGAQRVNAKSIMGVMMLAAGLGVTVRLEASGADAELALAEIETLFDSKFGEQE; translated from the coding sequence ATGCCCAATACCGATATCGTCATCAGCAACAAGCTGGGCCTGCATGCCCGGGCGGCCGCCAAACTGACGCAGCTGGCCAGCAGGTTCTCCAGCGAGATCTTTATTTCGCGCGGCGCGCAGCGCGTCAATGCCAAGAGCATCATGGGCGTCATGATGCTGGCCGCCGGTCTGGGCGTGACGGTCCGTCTGGAAGCCTCCGGCGCCGACGCCGAGCTGGCGCTTGCTGAAATCGAAACCCTGTTTGACAGCAAATTCGGTGAGCAGGAATAG
- a CDS encoding DUF3820 family protein, producing MDPELLSLLVTRTMPFGKYQGRLIADLPGPYLAWFARKGFPPGELGRLLALMHELDHNGLASLLAPLRKTGAGKVGQGK from the coding sequence ATGGATCCGGAGCTGCTGTCGCTGCTGGTCACGCGGACCATGCCTTTCGGCAAGTACCAGGGCCGGCTGATCGCCGACCTGCCCGGGCCGTACCTGGCCTGGTTCGCGCGCAAGGGCTTTCCGCCCGGCGAGCTGGGCCGGCTGCTGGCGCTGATGCACGAGCTGGACCATAACGGGCTGGCTTCCCTGCTGGCGCCGCTGCGCAAGACGGGCGCTGGCAAGGTGGGCCAGGGCAAGTGA
- a CDS encoding DUF5339 family protein: MNIERKTLGILALAAAAVLMAGCDKKDDKAATPAAPSTSAPASSSSTTPPAATTPAPSSSAATPAECEAYVAKVNACMDKLGNGNPAVASFKQQMEAAKAQWAAVTDKTQLAAQCKQASDLFAQSATQMGCP; this comes from the coding sequence ATGAATATCGAACGCAAGACCCTGGGCATTCTCGCGCTGGCTGCCGCCGCCGTCCTGATGGCGGGTTGCGACAAGAAGGACGACAAGGCCGCCACGCCTGCGGCGCCGTCCACGTCGGCTCCCGCATCGTCGTCTTCCACCACGCCGCCGGCCGCCACGACGCCGGCGCCTTCCTCGTCGGCCGCCACGCCCGCCGAATGCGAAGCCTACGTCGCCAAGGTCAACGCTTGCATGGACAAGCTGGGCAATGGCAATCCGGCCGTGGCCAGCTTCAAGCAGCAGATGGAAGCCGCCAAGGCGCAGTGGGCCGCCGTCACCGACAAGACCCAGCTTGCCGCCCAGTGCAAGCAGGCCAGCGACCTGTTCGCGCAATCGGCCACCCAGATGGGCTGCCCGTAA
- a CDS encoding PTS sugar transporter subunit IIA, producing MTTGIVIVVHAPLGAAMRDCASHVMGNLDGMLAIHDIQPEDLPDDLAPAVLKDILDQELGGGVLVLTDLIGATPANIAKRAVADAQAQGIQCCVLAGLNTPMLLLALTYRNLPLAETREKALAGGVQGVLRVD from the coding sequence ATGACCACGGGTATTGTTATCGTTGTCCACGCGCCGCTCGGCGCCGCGATGCGGGATTGCGCCAGCCACGTGATGGGCAACCTGGACGGCATGTTGGCCATCCACGACATCCAGCCGGAAGACCTGCCTGATGACCTGGCGCCGGCCGTGCTCAAGGACATCCTGGACCAGGAGTTGGGCGGCGGCGTGCTGGTGTTGACCGACCTGATCGGCGCCACCCCGGCCAACATCGCCAAGCGCGCGGTGGCCGATGCCCAGGCCCAGGGCATCCAGTGCTGCGTGCTGGCCGGCCTGAACACGCCGATGCTGCTGCTGGCGCTGACCTATCGCAATCTGCCGCTGGCCGAGACGCGCGAAAAAGCGCTGGCGGGGGGAGTGCAGGGCGTCTTGCGTGTAGACTGA
- the gshB gene encoding glutathione synthase, which produces MHVLFVLDPLPLLKAYKDSSVAMMRALVARGHTLSVAMQGDLYIEEGAVRAVATPIELVDGADLHGHDWWREAEARDVRLADLGAVVMRKDPPFDMEYVYSTHLLEYAQQQGAKVFNTGAAIRNHPEKLAITEISEFTAPTLVTRNMARLKAFHDKHQDVIVKPLDGMGGTGVFRLQPKDPNLNAILETLTDNGARTIMAQRYIPEIVKGDKRILLIGGEPVPYCLARIPLAGETRGNLAAGGRGVAQPLSPRDREIAEAVAPKLAARGLLLVGLDVIGDYVTEVNVTSPTCFVEIAEQTGFDVAGMFAQALEKAAA; this is translated from the coding sequence ATGCACGTTTTGTTCGTTTTGGATCCCTTGCCGCTCTTGAAGGCGTACAAGGACAGTTCGGTCGCCATGATGCGCGCGCTGGTCGCGCGCGGGCATACGCTCAGCGTGGCCATGCAGGGCGACCTGTATATCGAGGAAGGCGCCGTCCGCGCCGTGGCCACGCCCATCGAGCTGGTCGACGGGGCGGACCTGCACGGCCATGACTGGTGGCGCGAAGCCGAGGCCCGGGATGTGCGCCTGGCCGATCTGGGCGCGGTCGTCATGCGCAAGGATCCGCCCTTCGACATGGAATACGTGTATTCCACCCATCTGCTGGAATACGCCCAGCAGCAGGGCGCCAAGGTCTTCAACACCGGCGCGGCCATCCGCAACCACCCGGAAAAGCTGGCCATCACCGAAATCAGCGAGTTCACCGCGCCCACGCTGGTGACCCGCAACATGGCCCGTCTGAAAGCCTTCCACGACAAGCACCAGGACGTGATCGTCAAGCCGCTGGACGGCATGGGTGGCACCGGCGTGTTCCGGCTGCAGCCCAAGGATCCCAACCTCAACGCCATCCTGGAAACGCTGACCGACAACGGCGCGCGCACCATCATGGCGCAGCGCTACATCCCCGAGATCGTCAAGGGCGACAAGCGCATCCTGCTGATCGGCGGCGAGCCCGTGCCGTACTGCCTGGCCCGCATCCCGCTGGCCGGCGAAACGCGCGGCAACCTGGCGGCCGGCGGACGTGGCGTGGCCCAGCCGCTGTCGCCGCGCGACCGCGAGATCGCCGAGGCGGTGGCGCCCAAGCTGGCCGCCCGCGGCCTGCTGCTGGTCGGCCTGGACGTCATCGGCGACTACGTCACCGAGGTCAATGTCACCAGCCCCACCTGTTTCGTGGAGATCGCCGAACAGACCGGCTTCGACGTCGCCGGCATGTTCGCGCAGGCGCTCGAGAAAGCAGCGGCCTGA
- the ptsP gene encoding phosphoenolpyruvate--protein phosphotransferase, with protein sequence MARGYAIGRAVVMGAAALEVAHYRIAPEDIAAESSRLTQALADAQQELLLLADTLPADAPRELGAMLNVHSLLLGDPLLAEQTLALIAERHYNAEWALTTQGQILGQQFDAMEDEYLRERGADVRQVIERVLHVLAGTSAMLPDMGHVDGDEALIVVAHDISPADMLRLRGGRFAAFVTDLGGPTSHTAIVARSMGVPAVVALGNVRELVRDGDTLIIDGASGAVVVNPSPRILQEYRRRQSAYADERAELSLLRDVPSVTLDGIDVVLHANIELPEEAALALASGAHGIGLFRSEFLFMGRADLPGEEEQYEAYASVVKVMAGRPVTIRTLDIGADKTLDGEATVATNPALGQRAIRYCLARPEMFATQLRAILRASAHGPVRLLIPMIAHMHEVVATKAAIEAARRELDARGQAYAAHMEVGAMVEVPAIAIAIEPFAQALDFLSIGTNDLIQYTLAIDRGDHDVASLYDPLHPAVLRLVANTINAGERAGKPVAVCGEMAGDSRMTRLLLGLGLTEFSMHPQQLLDVKREVRRAHSNALRIKVASALNRALPVDLDALGPG encoded by the coding sequence GTGGCTCGCGGTTACGCCATCGGGCGCGCCGTGGTCATGGGCGCCGCGGCGCTGGAAGTGGCGCATTACCGCATCGCGCCGGAAGATATCGCCGCCGAAAGCAGCCGCCTGACCCAGGCGCTGGCCGACGCGCAGCAGGAACTGTTGCTGCTGGCCGACACCCTGCCGGCCGACGCCCCGCGCGAGCTGGGCGCCATGCTCAACGTTCACAGCCTGCTGCTGGGCGACCCGCTGCTGGCCGAGCAGACGCTGGCGCTGATCGCCGAGCGGCACTACAACGCCGAATGGGCGCTGACCACGCAGGGCCAGATCCTGGGCCAGCAGTTCGACGCCATGGAGGACGAGTACCTGCGCGAGCGCGGCGCCGACGTGCGCCAGGTCATCGAGCGCGTGCTGCATGTGCTGGCCGGCACGTCCGCCATGCTGCCGGACATGGGCCATGTGGACGGCGACGAAGCCCTGATCGTCGTGGCGCACGATATTTCTCCCGCCGACATGCTGCGCCTGCGTGGCGGCCGCTTCGCCGCCTTCGTCACCGACCTGGGCGGCCCCACGTCCCATACCGCCATCGTGGCCCGCAGCATGGGCGTGCCGGCGGTGGTGGCCCTGGGCAATGTGCGCGAGCTGGTGCGCGATGGCGACACGCTGATCATCGACGGCGCGTCGGGCGCCGTGGTGGTGAATCCCTCGCCGCGCATCCTGCAGGAATACCGCCGCCGCCAGTCCGCCTATGCCGACGAGCGCGCCGAGCTTAGCCTGCTGCGCGACGTGCCCTCGGTCACGCTGGACGGCATCGACGTGGTGCTGCACGCCAATATCGAACTGCCCGAGGAGGCCGCGCTGGCGCTGGCGTCCGGCGCGCACGGCATCGGCCTGTTCCGCAGCGAGTTCCTGTTCATGGGCCGCGCGGACCTGCCGGGCGAGGAAGAGCAGTACGAAGCCTATGCCTCGGTGGTGAAGGTGATGGCGGGCCGTCCCGTCACCATCCGCACGCTGGATATCGGCGCGGACAAGACGCTGGACGGCGAGGCCACCGTGGCCACCAACCCCGCGCTGGGCCAGCGCGCCATCCGCTACTGCCTGGCGCGCCCCGAGATGTTCGCCACGCAATTGCGCGCCATCCTGCGCGCCTCGGCCCACGGGCCGGTGCGGCTGCTGATCCCGATGATCGCCCATATGCACGAAGTGGTCGCCACCAAGGCCGCCATCGAGGCCGCGCGGCGCGAACTCGACGCGCGCGGCCAGGCCTATGCGGCCCATATGGAAGTGGGCGCCATGGTCGAGGTGCCGGCCATCGCCATCGCCATCGAGCCTTTTGCCCAGGCGCTGGATTTTCTTTCCATCGGCACCAACGACCTGATCCAGTACACGCTGGCGATCGACCGCGGCGACCACGACGTGGCGTCCCTGTACGACCCGCTGCATCCGGCGGTGCTGCGCCTGGTCGCGAACACCATCAACGCCGGCGAGCGCGCCGGCAAGCCGGTGGCGGTCTGCGGCGAGATGGCGGGCGATTCGCGCATGACCCGGCTGCTGCTGGGCCTGGGCCTGACCGAGTTCTCCATGCATCCGCAGCAGTTGCTGGACGTCAAGCGCGAAGTGCGCCGCGCCCATTCCAATGCCTTGCGGATCAAGGTGGCCAGCGCGTTGAACCGCGCCTTGCCGGTGGACCTGGACGCCCTCGGACCAGGCTGA
- the thrS gene encoding threonine--tRNA ligase, translated as MVQITLPDGSQRQYPGPVTVADVAQSIGTGLAKAALGGRVAFDGAESKLVDTSYRIESDASLAIVTAKDADGLDLIRHSTAHLLAYAVKSLFPDAQVTIGPVIDNGFYYDFSYKRPFTPEDLAAIEKKMAELAKKDEVVTREEWSRDDAVEFFKGIGEKYKAEIIASIPSNETLSLYREGEFIDLCRGPHVPSTGKLKVFKLMKVAGAYWRGDSKNEMLQRIYGTAWATKDEQDAYLHMLEEAERRDHRKIGRELDLFHFQDEAPGLIFWHPKGWALWQQVEQYMRGVYRDNGYQEVKAPQILDISLWKKTGHWDNYRENMFTTESENRVYGLKPMNCPGHVQIFNAGLHSYRELPLRYGEFGQCHRNEPSGSLHGMMRVRGFTQDDGHIFCTEEQLQDECADFTALLQKVYRDFGFTEVLYKVATRPEKRIGSDEVWDTAESALMESLRRTGCEFEISPGEGAFYGPKVEYTLKDAIGRHWQCGTIQVDFSMPVRLGAEYVDQNDQRRPPVMLHRAILGSLERFIGMLIENHAGAMPPWLAPVQAVVCCISEPSADYAAQIAQSLKKQGFRVESDLRGEKITRKIREHSLQKVPYILVVGDKEKQNGTVAVRGLGGLDLGAIAFDDFVARLSEDVSTRRDVVHPDSSAV; from the coding sequence ATGGTACAGATCACATTGCCCGATGGTTCGCAGCGCCAGTATCCGGGGCCGGTCACGGTCGCCGACGTCGCGCAGTCGATCGGCACGGGCCTGGCCAAGGCCGCCTTGGGCGGCCGCGTGGCGTTCGACGGCGCCGAGTCCAAGCTGGTCGACACCAGCTACCGCATCGAGTCCGATGCGAGCCTGGCCATCGTCACCGCCAAGGACGCCGACGGCCTGGACCTGATCCGCCATTCCACGGCGCACCTGCTGGCCTACGCGGTCAAGTCGCTGTTCCCGGACGCGCAGGTCACCATCGGCCCCGTGATCGACAACGGCTTCTACTACGACTTCTCGTACAAGCGCCCCTTCACGCCGGAAGACCTGGCCGCCATCGAGAAGAAGATGGCCGAGCTGGCCAAGAAGGACGAAGTTGTGACGCGCGAGGAATGGTCGCGCGACGACGCCGTCGAATTCTTCAAGGGCATTGGCGAAAAGTACAAGGCTGAGATCATCGCCTCGATCCCGTCCAACGAGACGCTGAGCCTGTACCGCGAGGGCGAGTTCATCGACCTGTGTCGCGGCCCGCACGTGCCGTCCACGGGCAAGCTCAAGGTCTTCAAGCTGATGAAGGTGGCCGGCGCCTACTGGCGCGGCGACAGCAAGAACGAGATGCTCCAGCGCATCTACGGCACGGCCTGGGCCACCAAGGACGAGCAGGACGCCTACCTGCACATGCTGGAAGAGGCTGAGCGCCGCGATCACCGCAAGATCGGCCGCGAACTCGACCTGTTCCATTTCCAGGACGAGGCCCCCGGCCTGATCTTCTGGCACCCCAAGGGCTGGGCGCTGTGGCAGCAGGTCGAGCAGTACATGCGCGGCGTCTATCGCGACAACGGCTACCAGGAAGTGAAGGCGCCGCAGATTCTCGACATCTCGCTGTGGAAGAAGACGGGCCACTGGGACAACTACCGTGAAAACATGTTCACGACGGAGTCCGAGAACCGCGTCTACGGCCTGAAGCCCATGAACTGCCCCGGCCACGTGCAGATCTTCAACGCCGGCCTGCACTCGTACCGCGAGCTGCCGCTGCGCTACGGCGAGTTCGGCCAGTGCCACCGCAACGAGCCGTCCGGCTCGCTGCACGGCATGATGCGCGTGCGCGGCTTCACCCAGGACGACGGCCACATCTTCTGTACCGAGGAACAGCTCCAGGACGAGTGCGCCGATTTCACGGCCCTGCTGCAGAAGGTCTACCGCGACTTCGGCTTCACCGAGGTGCTGTACAAGGTCGCCACGCGTCCCGAGAAGCGCATCGGCTCGGACGAGGTCTGGGACACGGCCGAATCGGCGCTGATGGAAAGCCTGCGCCGCACCGGTTGCGAATTCGAGATCTCGCCGGGCGAGGGCGCCTTCTACGGCCCCAAGGTCGAGTACACGCTGAAGGACGCCATCGGCCGCCACTGGCAGTGCGGCACGATCCAGGTCGACTTCTCCATGCCCGTGCGCCTGGGCGCCGAGTATGTGGACCAGAACGACCAGCGCCGTCCGCCGGTCATGCTGCACCGCGCGATCCTGGGTTCGCTCGAGCGTTTCATCGGCATGCTGATCGAAAACCACGCCGGCGCGATGCCGCCCTGGCTGGCTCCGGTGCAGGCCGTGGTGTGCTGCATTTCCGAGCCTTCGGCTGATTATGCGGCTCAAATTGCGCAAAGCCTGAAAAAACAAGGCTTTAGGGTTGAATCGGATTTGCGCGGTGAAAAAATCACTCGTAAAATCCGGGAGCACAGCCTGCAGAAGGTGCCGTACATCCTCGTCGTCGGCGACAAGGAGAAGCAAAATGGCACCGTCGCCGTACGCGGCCTGGGCGGACTGGATCTCGGCGCAATCGCCTTCGACGACTTCGTCGCGCGCCTGTCCGAGGACGTCTCCACCCGCCGCGACGTTGTTCACCCCGACAGCAGCGCTGTTTAA
- a CDS encoding GNAT family N-acetyltransferase encodes MRPYPPERYDLNLPALDLPGLRLRAMREADADDWHDYLRLEEVTRHTSWRLDGPATLSALIRAYAEPARSNSMRLAIAGPDDRLVGTIGLNEISIPHRRAEIAYDLAPTYWGRGVASEACRKLAEWALRDLGYARIQATVLDTNQASLRVLERCGFQREGLLHAYREVAGASRHFWIYARTWPPAGGVADCG; translated from the coding sequence ATGCGCCCCTATCCCCCTGAACGATACGACCTGAACCTGCCCGCGCTGGACCTGCCCGGGCTGCGCCTGCGCGCCATGCGCGAGGCCGATGCCGATGATTGGCACGACTACCTGCGCCTGGAGGAAGTGACGCGCCACACCAGCTGGCGGCTCGATGGCCCGGCCACGCTGTCGGCGCTGATCCGCGCCTATGCCGAGCCGGCGCGTTCCAACAGCATGCGGCTGGCGATCGCCGGGCCGGACGACAGGCTGGTCGGCACGATCGGCCTGAACGAAATCTCCATTCCGCACCGGCGCGCCGAGATCGCCTACGACCTGGCGCCGACGTATTGGGGCAGGGGCGTCGCCAGCGAGGCCTGCCGCAAGCTGGCCGAGTGGGCCCTGCGGGACCTGGGCTACGCCCGCATCCAGGCCACGGTGCTCGACACCAACCAGGCTTCGCTGCGGGTGCTGGAACGCTGCGGCTTCCAGCGCGAGGGGCTGTTGCACGCCTATCGCGAGGTCGCCGGCGCATCGCGCCACTTCTGGATCTACGCGCGCACCTGGCCGCCGGCGGGCGGCGTGGCTGATTGTGGCTGA
- a CDS encoding P-II family nitrogen regulator — protein MKLIIAIIKPFKLDEVRVALSGIGVQGLTVTEVKGFGRQKGHTELYRGAEYAVDFLPKLRVEAAVPDHLVDQVIEAIEMAARTGKIGDGKIFAAPLEQVIRIRTGEAGEAAL, from the coding sequence ATGAAACTCATCATCGCCATCATCAAGCCCTTCAAGCTCGACGAGGTGCGTGTGGCTCTGTCCGGAATCGGGGTCCAGGGCCTCACGGTTACCGAAGTCAAAGGTTTCGGCCGCCAGAAGGGCCATACCGAGCTCTACCGCGGCGCTGAATACGCCGTCGACTTCCTGCCCAAACTGCGCGTCGAAGCCGCCGTGCCCGACCACCTGGTCGACCAGGTGATCGAGGCCATCGAAATGGCCGCCCGCACCGGCAAGATCGGCGACGGCAAGATCTTTGCCGCCCCGCTGGAACAAGTGATCCGTATCCGCACAGGCGAAGCGGGCGAAGCCGCGCTGTAA
- a CDS encoding cysteine hydrolase family protein, which yields MSAALIVIDVQRALFETSPPPADADAVLERINALADRARAAGAPVIYVQHETRDGAMAAGQPGVDLDLRLTPAPGDRRVRKTTPDSFLRTTLSDELEAAGASRLVICGYATEFCVDTTVRRAAGLGFPVTLAADAHTTHDKPHAPGARIREHHNATLPAISSFGVRIQALPAAAIDFPAGGGA from the coding sequence GTGTCTGCCGCCCTGATCGTGATCGACGTGCAACGCGCCCTGTTCGAGACCTCGCCGCCGCCGGCCGATGCCGACGCTGTGCTCGAACGCATCAATGCGCTGGCCGACCGCGCCCGCGCCGCCGGCGCGCCGGTCATCTACGTCCAGCACGAAACCCGCGACGGGGCGATGGCCGCCGGCCAGCCTGGCGTGGACCTGGATTTACGGCTCACGCCGGCGCCCGGCGACCGGCGCGTGCGCAAGACCACGCCCGACTCGTTCCTGCGCACCACCCTGTCCGACGAGCTGGAGGCGGCTGGCGCGTCGCGCCTGGTGATCTGCGGCTATGCCACCGAGTTCTGCGTGGACACCACCGTGCGCCGCGCGGCCGGGCTGGGCTTTCCCGTGACGCTGGCGGCCGACGCCCACACCACCCACGACAAGCCGCATGCTCCCGGCGCCCGCATCCGCGAGCACCACAATGCCACGCTGCCGGCGATCAGCAGTTTCGGCGTGCGGATCCAGGCGCTGCCGGCCGCCGCCATCGATTTCCCGGCCGGGGGTGGGGCCTGA
- a CDS encoding accessory factor UbiK family protein, with product MNSRTQWMEDIQKNISDLIARSPAADVEKNVRAMMAQAFTKMDLVTREEFDVQADLLARTRARVDQLAAQVQQLEERLSALSK from the coding sequence ATGAATTCCCGCACCCAATGGATGGAAGACATCCAGAAGAACATTTCCGACCTGATCGCACGCAGTCCCGCCGCGGATGTCGAGAAGAACGTGCGCGCGATGATGGCCCAGGCCTTCACCAAGATGGACCTCGTCACGCGCGAGGAATTCGACGTGCAGGCCGATCTGCTGGCGCGCACCCGCGCCCGCGTCGACCAGTTGGCGGCGCAGGTGCAGCAACTGGAAGAGCGCCTGTCGGCTCTGAGCAAGTAG